Proteins from a single region of Crassaminicella profunda:
- the rpsP gene encoding 30S ribosomal protein S16 has translation MSVKIRLKRMGAKKKPFYRLVVADSRSPRDGRFIEELGYYNPVVEPVEVKIDDEKAVKWLNNGAQPTDTVRDLFKKYGVIEKFEQSKKA, from the coding sequence ATGTCAGTAAAAATTAGATTAAAAAGAATGGGAGCTAAAAAGAAGCCTTTCTATAGACTTGTAGTTGCAGATTCTCGTTCACCTAGAGATGGTAGATTTATCGAAGAATTAGGATATTACAATCCTGTTGTTGAGCCAGTTGAGGTGAAGATTGATGATGAGAAAGCTGTAAAATGGCTAAACAATGGTGCTCAGCCAACTGATACTGTAAGAGATTTATTTAAGAAATATGGTGTTATAGAAAAGTTTGAGCAGTCAAAGAAAGCTTAG
- the yhbY gene encoding ribosome assembly RNA-binding protein YhbY, with amino-acid sequence MKTIETLTGKQRSYLKGLANGVKPIAQIGKSGITENFIKQIDDALEARELIKVNVLENSLLDTKETANEVAKQTRAYFIQAIGNKFVIYRPSNKNPEIQIPR; translated from the coding sequence ATGAAAACAATAGAGACATTAACAGGAAAACAAAGAAGCTATCTAAAGGGTTTAGCCAATGGCGTAAAACCAATAGCTCAAATTGGGAAAAGTGGGATTACAGAAAATTTTATCAAACAGATAGATGATGCTCTTGAAGCAAGGGAATTAATAAAGGTGAATGTTCTTGAAAATAGTCTTCTTGATACAAAAGAGACAGCAAATGAAGTAGCTAAACAAACAAGAGCATATTTTATTCAAGCTATAGGAAATAAGTTTGTGATTTACAGACCATCTAATAAAAATCCTGAAATCCAAATACCTAGATAA
- the rimM gene encoding ribosome maturation factor RimM (Essential for efficient processing of 16S rRNA) has product MPTLLKVGQIVNVQGIRGEVRVYPLTDYKERFEELEWVYMDYNREEKIYIEKVRYKNNLVLLKLKGIDDRNVAERLKNKYLTIDRENARTLPEDTYLIVDLIGLKVFTDEEKFIGTVKNVIQNAGQDLYEIEDATNPKKTILIPAVGAFIKEVSIEKGHIIVMPIEGLIE; this is encoded by the coding sequence ATGCCAACATTACTAAAGGTAGGACAAATTGTAAATGTACAAGGAATTCGTGGGGAAGTAAGAGTGTATCCTTTAACGGATTATAAAGAAAGATTTGAAGAATTAGAATGGGTCTATATGGATTATAATAGAGAAGAAAAAATTTATATAGAAAAAGTTAGATATAAAAATAATTTAGTATTATTAAAATTAAAGGGAATTGATGATAGAAATGTGGCTGAAAGGCTAAAAAATAAATATCTTACGATAGATAGGGAAAATGCTCGTACTCTTCCAGAAGATACGTACTTAATCGTTGATTTAATTGGATTAAAAGTTTTTACAGATGAAGAAAAATTTATTGGAACGGTTAAAAACGTTATTCAAAATGCAGGACAAGACCTGTATGAAATAGAGGATGCTACAAACCCTAAAAAGACTATATTGATTCCAGCAGTGGGAGCGTTTATAAAGGAAGTTAGTATAGAAAAAGGGCATATTATTGTAATGCCCATTGAAGGACTGATAGAATGA
- the obgE gene encoding GTPase ObgE has translation MFVDKAKIFVKAGKGGDGCVSFRREKYVPAGGPDGGDGGKGGSIIFEVDEGLRTLMDFRYKKKYAAENGENGRAKKQFGKDGKDLILKVPPGTIVRDEKTNLVIADLTTHGQREIIAKGGKGGKGNTHFTTSTRQAPNFAEGGNAAEERWAILELKLLADVGLVGFPNVGKSTILATVTSARPKIANYHFTTIKPNLGVVEIDKKSFVLADIPGLIEGAHVGVGLGLEFLRHVERTKLLVHVVDVSGVEGRDPIDDFEKINHELRKYTEKLSKKPQLVVANKMDLVQSEEVFKSFESEMKERGYDVFPVSAATGKGLKELLRYIVKRLDEIEEEPLVEEEETYKYYTVEDNKDDDIIVRRENEYYILEGKRIEKLFYSTNFEDMDSLRYFQNFLIKRGVVDKLKELGIEDGDTVKIFDFEFEFYH, from the coding sequence ATGTTCGTAGATAAAGCTAAAATATTTGTAAAAGCTGGAAAAGGTGGAGATGGATGTGTCTCCTTCCGTAGAGAAAAATATGTTCCTGCTGGAGGTCCAGATGGAGGAGATGGGGGAAAAGGTGGAAGCATCATCTTCGAAGTGGACGAAGGATTAAGAACGTTAATGGACTTTCGTTATAAGAAAAAATATGCTGCTGAAAATGGAGAAAATGGAAGAGCTAAAAAGCAGTTTGGAAAAGATGGAAAGGATTTAATCTTAAAAGTTCCACCAGGAACTATTGTGAGAGATGAGAAAACAAACCTTGTTATTGCTGATTTGACTACCCATGGGCAAAGGGAGATTATTGCAAAGGGTGGTAAAGGTGGAAAAGGAAATACTCATTTTACTACATCTACAAGACAAGCACCAAATTTTGCTGAAGGTGGAAATGCTGCTGAAGAAAGATGGGCTATATTAGAATTGAAATTATTAGCGGATGTAGGACTTGTAGGGTTTCCTAATGTTGGAAAATCTACTATATTAGCTACCGTTACCAGTGCAAGGCCTAAAATTGCCAATTATCACTTTACAACCATAAAACCTAATCTTGGTGTGGTTGAAATAGATAAAAAGAGTTTTGTATTGGCAGATATCCCAGGTCTTATTGAAGGGGCTCACGTGGGAGTTGGTTTAGGATTAGAATTTTTAAGACATGTAGAGCGTACAAAGCTATTAGTACATGTTGTTGATGTTTCAGGAGTTGAGGGAAGAGATCCAATAGACGATTTTGAGAAAATTAATCATGAATTGAGAAAATATACAGAAAAGCTTTCAAAGAAACCTCAACTTGTTGTGGCAAATAAGATGGATCTCGTTCAATCAGAAGAAGTTTTTAAAAGTTTTGAATCAGAAATGAAGGAAAGAGGATATGATGTATTTCCTGTCTCAGCAGCTACTGGTAAAGGCTTAAAAGAATTATTACGTTATATAGTTAAAAGATTAGATGAAATAGAAGAGGAGCCTTTAGTAGAAGAGGAAGAGACGTATAAGTATTATACGGTAGAAGACAATAAGGATGATGATATTATTGTCAGAAGAGAAAATGAATATTATATATTAGAAGGAAAACGCATTGAGAAATTATTTTACTCAACCAATTTTGAAGACATGGATTCTTTGAGATATTTTCAAAACTTTCTTATTAAGAGAGGGGTTGTTGATAAATTAAAGGAATTGGGAATTGAAGATGGAGATACAGTAAAAATATTTGATTTTGAGTTTGAATTCTATCATTAG
- the ffh gene encoding signal recognition particle protein translates to MVFEGLADKLQGALKKLKSKGKLTEKDVKEAMREVKLALLEADVNFKVVKDFINKVKERSVGVEVMESLTPGQQVIKIVNEELTALMGTTQTKLTFSSKPPTVYMLAGLQGAGKTTTSGKLGGNLKKMGKRPLLVAGDIYRPAAIKQLQVVGSQLDIPVFSMGDKVSPVNIAKAGIEHAKEHGNDVVIIDTAGRLHIDENLMEELQNIKKEVNPQEILLVVDAMTGQDAVNVAQNFNEKLGIDGVVLTKLDGDTRGGAALSVRAVTQKPIKFVGMGEKLTDLEPFYPDRMASRILGMGDVLSLIEKAQVNFDAKKAKELEKRIRSQEFSFEDFLDQLQQMKSMGPMSQLLEMIPGMNNKQLKNMEIDDKELVHIEAMIQSMTKEERRNPSIINGSRRKRIAKGSGMPVSKVNSLLKQFAQTKKMMKQFSDMEKGMKKGGKMKLPFFGR, encoded by the coding sequence GTGGTTTTCGAAGGATTAGCTGATAAGCTTCAAGGTGCTTTGAAGAAATTAAAAAGTAAGGGAAAACTTACTGAAAAAGATGTAAAAGAAGCTATGAGAGAAGTAAAGCTTGCATTGCTTGAAGCAGATGTTAACTTTAAAGTAGTAAAAGATTTTATCAACAAAGTAAAAGAGAGATCTGTTGGCGTAGAAGTTATGGAAAGTTTAACGCCTGGTCAGCAAGTTATTAAAATTGTTAATGAAGAATTAACAGCTTTAATGGGAACAACTCAGACCAAATTAACTTTTTCTTCTAAACCTCCTACTGTTTATATGTTAGCAGGATTGCAGGGGGCTGGTAAGACTACTACAAGTGGTAAATTAGGTGGGAATTTAAAGAAGATGGGTAAAAGACCTTTGCTCGTTGCTGGAGATATTTACCGACCTGCAGCCATTAAGCAGTTGCAAGTTGTAGGAAGCCAATTGGATATTCCAGTCTTTTCCATGGGGGATAAAGTAAGTCCTGTGAATATTGCAAAAGCAGGTATAGAACATGCAAAAGAGCATGGCAATGATGTAGTTATTATTGATACAGCTGGTAGACTCCACATTGATGAAAACTTAATGGAAGAGTTGCAAAATATTAAAAAAGAAGTAAATCCTCAAGAAATATTATTAGTAGTAGATGCAATGACAGGACAAGATGCTGTTAATGTTGCACAAAATTTTAATGAAAAATTAGGGATTGATGGTGTTGTACTAACGAAGTTAGATGGAGATACAAGAGGTGGAGCAGCCCTTTCTGTACGTGCTGTAACCCAAAAACCTATCAAATTCGTTGGTATGGGTGAAAAGTTGACAGATTTAGAACCTTTTTATCCAGATAGAATGGCTTCTAGAATACTTGGAATGGGCGACGTTTTAAGTTTAATAGAAAAGGCTCAAGTTAATTTTGATGCGAAAAAAGCAAAAGAATTAGAAAAAAGAATAAGAAGTCAGGAATTTTCTTTTGAAGACTTTTTAGACCAATTACAGCAAATGAAAAGTATGGGTCCTATGAGTCAACTTCTTGAGATGATTCCAGGTATGAATAACAAACAATTGAAAAACATGGAAATAGATGATAAAGAATTGGTTCATATAGAAGCAATGATTCAATCTATGACAAAAGAGGAAAGAAGAAATCCTTCTATTATTAATGGTAGTAGAAGAAAAAGAATTGCTAAAGGTAGTGGAATGCCTGTTAGTAAGGTGAATAGTTTATTGAAGCAATTTGCGCAAACAAAGAAGATGATGAAGCAATTTTCTGATATGGAAAAAGGAATGAAAAAGGGTGGAAAAATGAAACTTCCATTCTTTGGAAGATAA
- the ftsY gene encoding signal recognition particle-docking protein FtsY → MEEEKVETKLSFFAKLKKGLTKTREGIAGKVDEVLKSYKKVDEELFEELEEILITSDAGVHTTMEIIDKLRSLAKERKIIEAQDLKELLKEILGELLEMDKSHALKVEPSPAIVLMVGVNGVGKTTSIGKIAHQFKSEGKKVLLAAGDTFRAAAIDQLEIWANRVGVDVIKHQEGADPAAVIYDAIQSAKARKIDVLICDTAGRLHNKKNLMNELGKVAKIVDREYPEASKEVLLVLDATTGQNAIQQAKIFKEVTDITGVVLTKLDGTAKGGVVLGISSELDIPVKLIGVGEGMDDLQKFVPQDFVDALFGEEN, encoded by the coding sequence ATAGAAGAAGAGAAGGTAGAAACTAAACTAAGCTTTTTTGCAAAATTGAAGAAAGGGCTTACAAAAACAAGAGAAGGCATAGCTGGAAAAGTAGATGAGGTATTAAAATCATATAAAAAAGTAGATGAGGAATTATTTGAAGAACTTGAGGAAATACTTATTACATCTGATGCAGGGGTCCATACGACCATGGAGATTATTGATAAATTAAGAAGTTTGGCAAAAGAAAGAAAAATTATAGAGGCACAAGATTTAAAAGAATTATTAAAAGAAATATTAGGAGAGCTATTAGAGATGGATAAGTCTCATGCTTTGAAGGTAGAACCATCTCCAGCAATTGTCTTAATGGTAGGGGTAAATGGAGTAGGGAAGACTACTTCTATAGGAAAGATTGCCCATCAGTTTAAATCAGAGGGAAAAAAAGTATTATTAGCAGCAGGAGATACATTTAGAGCTGCAGCCATTGATCAATTAGAAATTTGGGCAAATAGAGTAGGTGTAGATGTGATTAAGCATCAAGAAGGAGCTGATCCTGCAGCAGTCATATATGATGCTATTCAATCTGCAAAAGCTAGGAAAATAGATGTGCTTATTTGTGATACAGCAGGAAGACTTCATAATAAAAAGAATTTGATGAATGAATTAGGAAAAGTTGCAAAAATTGTAGATCGAGAATATCCAGAAGCTTCTAAAGAAGTTCTATTAGTGTTAGATGCTACAACTGGACAAAATGCCATTCAACAAGCTAAGATTTTTAAAGAAGTGACAGATATAACAGGTGTGGTATTGACAAAATTAGATGGAACCGCTAAAGGTGGCGTTGTTCTTGGTATTAGTTCAGAACTTGATATTCCTGTAAAGTTGATTGGTGTTGGAGAAGGAATGGATGATTTACAAAAATTTGTGCCTCAGGATTTTGTTGATGCATTATTTGGAGAAGAAAATTAA
- a CDS encoding ribosomal-processing cysteine protease Prp produces MIKIHIYRDEFKNIISYSVKGHANAAEYGEDIVCASMSVLAQTTLLALNELLHIDVIYEMEDGWLYCELPKDLSLSIREKANLILDTMIIGIKGSQGMYNEFIEFHDEEV; encoded by the coding sequence ATGATAAAAATTCATATTTATCGAGATGAGTTTAAGAATATAATATCATACTCAGTAAAAGGACATGCAAATGCAGCTGAATATGGTGAAGATATTGTTTGCGCCAGTATGAGTGTACTTGCACAGACAACACTACTTGCTTTGAATGAACTACTGCATATTGATGTTATATATGAAATGGAAGATGGATGGCTTTATTGTGAATTACCCAAAGATCTTTCATTGTCCATAAGAGAAAAAGCAAATTTAATCCTGGATACGATGATTATAGGAATCAAAGGAAGCCAAGGAATGTATAATGAGTTTATAGAGTTTCATGATGAGGAGGTGTAA
- the trmD gene encoding tRNA (guanosine(37)-N1)-methyltransferase TrmD produces MKIDILTLFPNMFEIPLGESIIGRARDKGILHINVTNIRDYSESKHKKVDDYPYGGGAGMVMQSQPIHSALEGIDAKDCRVIYMSPKGKTFNQEMAKELAKEERLIFLCGHYEGIDQRVIDYWVTDEISIGDYVLTGGELPAMVVVDAVSRLIPGVLGQEESFMDESFYNGLLEYPQYTRPSEYKDMKVPDILLSGNHKKIEEWRKLQALKITKKNRPDMFKKYINGKDLSKEEKKIIKKLLEE; encoded by the coding sequence ATGAAAATAGATATTCTAACTCTTTTTCCTAATATGTTTGAAATTCCTTTAGGTGAAAGTATTATAGGTAGAGCTAGGGATAAGGGAATTCTTCATATCAATGTAACAAATATTCGAGATTATAGTGAAAGCAAGCATAAAAAAGTTGATGACTATCCATATGGTGGGGGAGCTGGAATGGTGATGCAGTCTCAGCCTATACATAGTGCATTAGAAGGAATAGATGCTAAGGATTGTAGAGTTATTTATATGTCTCCTAAAGGAAAGACATTTAATCAAGAAATGGCAAAAGAGCTTGCAAAAGAGGAACGATTGATTTTTCTATGTGGGCATTATGAAGGTATTGATCAAAGAGTGATAGACTATTGGGTTACAGATGAAATTTCTATTGGAGATTATGTACTTACTGGAGGAGAATTACCTGCTATGGTAGTAGTAGATGCAGTTTCAAGGCTTATTCCAGGGGTATTAGGTCAAGAAGAATCATTTATGGACGAATCTTTTTATAATGGACTACTAGAGTATCCACAGTATACTCGTCCAAGTGAGTATAAAGATATGAAAGTACCAGATATTTTATTATCAGGAAATCATAAAAAAATTGAAGAGTGGAGAAAATTACAAGCTCTAAAGATTACAAAGAAAAACAGACCCGATATGTTTAAAAAATATATCAATGGAAAAGACTTAAGTAAAGAAGAAAAAAAGATCATTAAAAAATTATTAGAAGAATAA
- a CDS encoding putative DNA-binding protein, translating to MFEKIVQMSLLYDFYGQLLTKKQQQVLELYYNDDLSLGEISEQLGVSRQAVYDTIKRSEKLLFEYEEKLRLVHKFITTKKQIEKILNIVEDIESNKDLIKDMDHLLEELEKIKRISYDLLEK from the coding sequence ATGTTTGAGAAGATAGTCCAAATGAGTCTTTTATATGATTTTTATGGACAATTACTTACAAAAAAGCAACAACAAGTATTAGAATTATATTACAATGATGATTTGTCTTTAGGGGAAATATCAGAACAGCTAGGGGTTAGTAGACAAGCTGTATATGATACTATAAAACGATCAGAAAAGTTGTTGTTTGAATATGAAGAAAAGTTAAGGTTAGTTCATAAATTTATAACAACTAAAAAACAAATAGAAAAGATATTAAATATTGTTGAAGATATAGAAAGTAATAAGGATTTAATTAAAGATATGGATCATTTGCTAGAAGAGTTAGAAAAGATAAAAAGAATTTCTTATGATTTATTAGAAAAATAG
- a CDS encoding KH domain-containing protein gives MGELVKTIAKALVDNPDEVFVTEIEGRQSLIVELKVAPDDMGKVIGKQGRIAKAIRTVAKAAATKENKRVVVEIIQ, from the coding sequence ATGGGTGAATTAGTAAAAACAATAGCTAAAGCTTTAGTGGATAACCCAGATGAAGTTTTTGTTACTGAAATTGAGGGAAGACAATCACTGATTGTAGAACTAAAAGTTGCCCCAGACGATATGGGTAAAGTCATTGGCAAGCAAGGTAGAATAGCAAAAGCTATAAGAACCGTTGCGAAGGCTGCTGCAACAAAAGAAAATAAAAGAGTAGTTGTAGAGATTATTCAATAG
- the nadD gene encoding nicotinate-nucleotide adenylyltransferase, with product MSNSSFLDIMNKPNKEHTRIGIMGGTFDPIHYGHLVIAEQIRCEYNLEKVVFIPAGTPPHKSNLRVTDSKHRYFMTLLATITNPYFEVSKIELESEEISYTIRTIEKLKKLYSEDTDLYFITGADAICELDTWKSVKKLTQLCQFIAATRPGLESCQVDEKIEELEEKYDAAIGKIDLPALAISSTDIRNRIREEQSIKYLLPEPVEYYIYKNNLYKEV from the coding sequence ATGTCAAATAGTAGTTTTTTAGATATAATGAATAAACCAAATAAAGAGCATACAAGGATAGGGATTATGGGAGGTACTTTTGACCCAATACATTATGGACACCTTGTTATTGCAGAGCAAATACGATGTGAGTACAACCTTGAAAAAGTAGTTTTTATACCTGCAGGAACCCCCCCTCATAAATCAAATTTACGTGTAACAGATAGCAAACATAGATATTTTATGACCCTTTTAGCAACAATTACGAATCCTTATTTTGAAGTATCCAAAATTGAGTTAGAGAGTGAAGAAATTTCATATACGATCCGAACAATAGAAAAGCTAAAAAAATTATATAGTGAAGATACAGATCTTTACTTTATTACAGGTGCAGATGCAATCTGTGAATTAGATACATGGAAAAGTGTAAAAAAACTTACACAGTTGTGTCAATTTATTGCTGCTACTAGACCTGGACTTGAAAGTTGCCAGGTGGATGAAAAAATTGAGGAATTAGAAGAAAAATATGATGCAGCTATTGGAAAAATTGATTTACCAGCTTTAGCTATATCTTCAACAGATATAAGAAATAGAATTAGAGAAGAACAATCTATAAAATATTTGTTGCCTGAGCCTGTAGAATATTATATATATAAAAACAACCTGTACAAAGAGGTGTAA
- the rpmA gene encoding 50S ribosomal protein L27 has translation MLFNINLQLFASKKGVGSSKNGRDSEAKRLGVKRADGQLVSCGSILVRQRGTKIHAGNNVGRGGDDTLFAKVDGVVKFERKGKDKKQVSVYPREAVAAE, from the coding sequence ATGTTATTCAATATAAACCTTCAGTTATTCGCTAGTAAAAAAGGAGTAGGTAGCTCCAAGAACGGTAGAGATAGTGAAGCGAAAAGATTAGGGGTAAAACGTGCAGACGGACAACTTGTTAGCTGTGGAAGTATTCTTGTACGTCAAAGAGGAACAAAAATCCATGCTGGTAACAATGTAGGAAGAGGCGGAGATGATACTCTTTTTGCTAAAGTTGATGGAGTTGTGAAGTTTGAAAGAAAAGGAAAAGACAAAAAACAAGTTAGTGTATATCCAAGAGAAGCAGTTGCAGCAGAATAA
- the rplU gene encoding 50S ribosomal protein L21: MYAIIETGGKQYRVQEGDTLFVEKLEANEGEAVEFDKVLAVSKEGSLSVGTPVVDGAKVSATVVENGKAKKVIVFKYKAKKDYRKKQGHRQPYTKIKVEKINA; this comes from the coding sequence ATGTACGCAATTATTGAAACAGGTGGAAAGCAATATAGAGTTCAAGAAGGAGATACTTTATTCGTTGAAAAATTAGAAGCGAATGAAGGAGAAGCTGTTGAATTTGATAAAGTATTAGCTGTATCAAAAGAAGGTAGCCTTTCTGTAGGAACACCAGTAGTAGATGGCGCAAAAGTTTCTGCCACTGTAGTAGAAAATGGTAAAGCTAAAAAAGTGATTGTATTTAAATACAAAGCTAAAAAAGACTACAGAAAGAAACAAGGACATCGTCAACCTTATACAAAGATTAAAGTTGAAAAAATCAATGCGTAA